Proteins encoded in a region of the Vicia villosa cultivar HV-30 ecotype Madison, WI linkage group LG5, Vvil1.0, whole genome shotgun sequence genome:
- the LOC131604057 gene encoding protein PLANT CADMIUM RESISTANCE 3-like, with protein sequence MASWSTGFCDCFSDLSSCCLTLWCPCVAFGRVAEIVDKGTTSCCVHGLLYCLLGSVGLGSLYGCIYRTKLRNVFGIDGSQTSDCLASCCCFPISLCQEHRELEARGFDMSAGWNGNVQMGSRGVTAAPAVQGGMSR encoded by the exons ATGGCATCGTGGTCCACTGGCTTTTGTGACTGCTTTTCTGACTTGAGCTCTT GTTGCCTCACTTTATGGTGTCCATGTGTTGCATTCGGAAGGGTAGCTGAAATTGTAGACAAAGGAACAACTT CTTGCTGTGTGCATGGATTGCTTTACTGTCTACTTGGTAGTGTTGGTCTCGGGTCACTCTATGGGTGCATTTATCGTACCAAATTAAGGAACGTTTTTGGCATTGACGGAAGTCAAACTTCCGATTGCCTTGCTAGTTGTTGCTGCTTCCCAATTTCCCTTTGTCAAGAGCATCGCGAGCTTGAAGCTCGTGGTTTCGACATGTCTGCAG GTTGGAATGGTAACGTGCAAATGGGTTCCCGCGGTGTCACGGCGGCTCCTGCAGTGCAAGGTGGCATGAGTCGTTAG
- the LOC131608262 gene encoding O-fucosyltransferase 30-like, with product MFPKRKPHSRFPLIPVSLLITFFSFLILYHYYMKRNSRINEFSQISHSLQCSSQALTLTEKFMWYAPHSGFSNQLLEFKHAVLISGILNRTLVVPPVLDHHAVALGSCPKFRVVEPNDMRISVWDHIVELIRDGRYISIAEVIDISSLVSSSLVRVIDLRDFVSIWCGISLDLACYNDSKSQSSASKSLKQCGSLLAGFGGNIEKCIYAINEDCRTTVWTYHTDGRENGVLDSFQPDEQLKKKKKISYVRRRRDVFRMLGPGSEAESASMLAFGSLFSATYKGSESYVDIRESHQDQRFLSLMEKVKFLPFVPEIMNAGKEFAKATIKAQFFCAQLRLLDGQFKNHHKSTFDGLRQKLESLRQKGPLPVHVFVMTDLPRDNWTGTYLGDLTSDAHNYKLHFLREGDQVVIQAAKKLTAAGYGERFIPNSESRIGNKYCSNQRLPDVLLYVEQAVCSCASLGFIGTPGSTIAENIELMRKFGSCST from the exons ATGTTCCCCAAACGAAAACCTCATTCCCGATTCCCACTCATCCCCGTTTCCCTCCTTATCACGTTCTTTTCCTTTCTCATCCTTTATCACTATTACATGAAACGCAATTCTCGTATCAATGAATTCTCCCAAATTTCACATTCACTTCAATGCTCCTCCCAAGCCTTGACATTAACCGAGAAATTCATGTGGTATGCACCTCACAGTGGATTCAGCAACCAGCTTTTGGAATTTAAACACGCTGTTTTGATTTCAGGGATACTTAATCGAACTTTGGTTGTTCCTCCTGTTTTGGATCACCATGCTGTTGCGCTAGGTAGTTGTCCTAAGTTTCGGGTCGTGGAACCGAATGATATGAGGATTTCTGTTTGGGATCATATCGTTGAACTTATTCGGGATGGAAG GTATATCTCCATTGCTGAGGTTATAGATATCTCATCTTTAGTTTCTTCTAGTCTTGTTCGGGTTATTGATCTTAGGGATTTTGTATCCATATGGTGTGGCATCAGCTTAGATTTGGCTTGTTATAATGATTCAAAGTCGCAGTCCTCCGCTTCTAAAAGCCTTAAGCAATGTGGATCTCTGCTAGCAGGGTTTGGTGGGAATATCGAAAAGTGTATTTATGCGATCAATGAAGATTGCAGAACTACAGTATGGACTTACCATACAGATGGTCGTGAGAACGGCGTGTTAGATTCATTCCAACCTGATGAGCAgctaaagaagaaaaagaaaatatcataTGTTAGGAGACGGAGGGATGTATTTAGGATGCTTGGACCTGGTTCTGAAGCTGAATCAGCTTCAATGCTAGCTTTTGGAAGCCTTTTCTCTGCTACATACAAAGGTTCCGAGTCATATGTTGATATTCGCGAATCACATCAGGACCAGAGGTTTTTATCTTTGATGGAGAAGGTTAAGTTTCTTCCATTTGTCCCAGAAATTATGAATGccggaaaggagtttgctaaagCAACCATAAAAGCTCAATTTTTTTGTGCACAACTTAGGTTGCTGGATGGGCAGTTTAAGAATCATCATAAGTCTACGTTTGACGGGTTAAGACAAAAATTAGAGTCTTTGAGGCAGAAAGGCCCTCTGCCCGTACATGTTTTTGTAATGACTGATCTTCCTAGAGATAATTGGACTGGTACCTATTTAGGTGATTTAACCAGTGATGCACATAACTATAAGTTGCATTTCTTAAGAGAAGGTGATCAGGTGGTTATACAAGCAGCTAAAAAACTAACTGCAGCGGGTTACGGAGAGAGATTTATTCCAAATTCAGAGTCTAGAATTGGTAATAAGTATTGTTCGAATCAGAGATTGCCTGATGTACTTCTTTATGTTGAGCAGGCTGTATGCAGTTGTGCATCTCTTGGTTTTATTGGAACTCCTGGATCAACCATTGCTGAAAACATAGAACTGATGAGAAAATTTGGCTCTTGTTCTACGTGA
- the LOC131604058 gene encoding endoglucanase 8-like, protein MARSILSSVTTFRVLTVVLLLLPSISAGHDYHDALRKSILFFEGQRSGKLPSDQRLRWRRDSGMHDGATAGVDLTGGYYDAGDNIKFGFPMAFTTTMLSWSVIDFEKVMGPELGNALKSVRWGTDYLLKATSKIGSGVVFVQVGDPLSDHNCWERPEDMDTLRTVFKIDGSHPGSDVAGETAAALAAASIVFRSRDPAYSKKLLNRAVTVFDFADRHRGAYSNSLHRAVCPFYCDVNGYQDELLWAAAWLHKASRRRLYREYIIRNEVVLRAGDTINEFGWDNKHAGINVLISKEVLMGRANYFSSFKQNADEFICSTLPGFSHPQVQYSPGGLIFKAGGSNMQHVTSLSFLLLAYSNYLSHANKAVPCGDTTATPALLKRLAKRQVDYILGDNPLGMSYMVGYGAHYPQRVHHRGSSIPSVSAHPARIGCKAGSQYFFSPNPNPNVLVGAVVGGPTNTTDSFPDSRPFFQQSEPTTYINAPLVGLLAFFSAHP, encoded by the exons atgGCGCGAAGTATTCTATCCTCTGTAACCACATTTCGCGTCCTCACCGTAGTCCTTCTCTTGCTACCTTCTATCTCCGCCGGTCACGACTACCACGACGCTCTCCGTAAGAGCATTCTCTTCTTCGAAGGACAACGCTCTGGAAAACTACCATCTGATCAGAGACTCCGTTGGCGCCGTGACTCCGGAATGCACGACGGAGCAACTGCCGGA gtGGACTTGACCGGCGGTTATTATGATGCCGGCGATAACATTAAGTTCGGATTTCCGATGGCGTTCACCACGACGATGCTGTCATGGAGCGTGATCGATTTCGAGAAAGTAATGGGACCTGAGCTCGGTAACGCGTTGAAGTCAGTTCGATGGGGGACGGATTATCTCTTAAAGGCGACGTCGAAGATAGGTTCCGGCGTGGTGTTTGTTCAGGTCGGCGATCCTTTATCGGATCATAACTGCTGGGAGAGACCGGAGGATATGGATACTCTCCGCACAGTTTTCAAGATCGACGGGTCCCACCCTGGCTCTGACGTTGCAGGTGAAACCGCCGCTGCACTTGCTGCTGCTTCCATCGTCTTCAGATCACGTGATCCTGCCTACTCGAAGAAACTCCTCAATCGTGCCGTTACG GTGTTTGATTTCGCTGACAGACATCGTGGCGCATACAGTAACAGCCTACACCGTGCAGTGTGCCCATTTTACTGTGATGTAAACGGTTATCAG GATGAGTTGCTTTGGGCAGCGGCGTGGTTGCACAAAGCCTCCCGTAGACGGCTTTACAGAGAATACATTATCCGAAACGAGGTCGTTTTGAGAGCTGGTGATACCATTAATGAATTTGGTTGGGATAACAAACATGCAGGAATTAATGTCCTCATTTCAAAG GAGGTGTTAATGGGAAGAGCAAACTATTTCTCATCATTCAAACAAAATGCAGATGAATTTATCTGTTCTACATTACCTGGATTTTCACATCCACAAGTTCAATATTCCCCAG GTGGGCTTATCTTCAAGGCTGGTGGAAGTAACATGCAACATGTAACGTCTCTATCCTTCCTCTTGCTAGCATATTCCAACTACCTAAGCCATGCCAACAAGGCCGTGCCATGTGGCGATACAACTGCCACCCCTGCCTTACTCAAACGACTCGCCAAACGCCAG GTGGACTACATTCTTGGGGATAACCCTTTGGGAATGTCCTACATGGTTGGATATGGTGCGCACTACCCGCAGAGGGTACACCATAGAGGAAGCTCGATTCCATCTGTTTCGGCCCATCCGGCCCGAATCGGATGCAAAGCTGGATCTCAATATTTCTTCAGCCCAAACCCTAACCCAAATGTCTTGGTTGGAGCTGTGGTTGGTGGGCCTACCAATACTACAGATTCGTTCCCTGATTCAAGGCCTTTCTTTCAGCAGTCTGAGCCCACTACTTATATCAATGCACCACTTGTGGGCCTGCTTGCTTTCTTTTCAGCTCATCCTTGA